The following are encoded together in the Malaya genurostris strain Urasoe2022 chromosome 3, Malgen_1.1, whole genome shotgun sequence genome:
- the LOC131437576 gene encoding HMG box-containing protein 4, producing the protein MEHTPKTHAELEVTGVSRSGRVCKKSSKLMDFQSPDDLSDTKQKKTHKVKSTNSGSGLEYLTDVIKSEQDSDAALDDGDMLSDSEDDGSDSMDSDDDDVMDIEDMEGTQEEDDKSDSELLIELAPKRSLYMSEKSSKFKKMLKDGKVVTGKTQRKDKGKRRFTAYMLWAKEARKQMLANPDLDFGSISKRLGEMWANVPSNQKHNWKRRAKRIANKFKQQGNEKALDAPFVKRYLHLEQSVSSPPAAVATTGTSTPVSSGSNVASTRGKKVQQKLNVISVDSKSLVVPSAHLSPESPSKGSGHVKLPGCQPTDVAAHLKLLGDSLTIIGERLKEHEGQIAVSGSLSVLLDSLLCSLGPLMCLTVHIPGLQADAEHLKEVFQNTLDNIAYVMPGL; encoded by the exons CTGAACTGGAAGTGACTGGTGTGTCCCGTAGTGGACGTGTGTGTAAAAAATCATCTAAGCTTATGGACTTCCAGTCTCCGGACGACCTGAGTGACACAAAACAAAAGAAGACTCACAAGGTTAAATCAACGAATTCCGGATCAGGTCTGGAATATTTAACG GATGTAATAAAATCCGAACAGGACTCAGATGCTGCTTTGGATGATGGTGATATGCTTTCTGATTCTGAAGATGATGGAAGCGATTCTATGGATTCGGACGATGACGACGTTATGGATATTGAGGATATGGAAGGGACGCAAGAGGAGGATGATAAAAGTGACAGTGAGCTTCTCATAGAGCTAGCCCCGAAGCGAAGTTTGTATATGTCGGAGAAgtcttcaaaatttaaaaaaatgctcaagGATGGAAAAGTTGTCACAGGAAAAACACAGAGAAAGGATAAAGGAAAACGACGCTTTACTGCGTACATGTTATGGGCTAAGGAAGCGCGTAAGCAAATGCTTGCCAATCCAGATCTTGATTTCGGATCAATTTCCAAGCGTTTGGGAGAAATGTGGGCCAATGTCCCGAGTAATCAAAAACATAATTGGAAGCGTCGCGCTAAAAGAATAGCCAACAAATTTAAGCAACAGGGTAACGAGAAAGCACTCGATGCTCCATTTGTCAAACGATACTTGCACCTAGAGCAGTCGGTATCTAGTCCACCGGCTGCCGTTGCCACTACAGGAACATCGACTCCAGTAAGTTCTGGGTCCAATGTTGCTAGTACTCGTGGGAAAAAAGTACAGCAGAAACTTAATGTCATCTCGGTCGATTCTAAATCATTGGTTGTACCAAGTGCTCATCTATCTCCGGAGTCACCATCGAAAGGAAGTGGCCATGTTAAGCTTCCTGGTTGTCAACCTACTGATGTAGCAGCTCATTTAAAACTGTTAGGTGATAGCCTTACTATAATCGGCGAGCGTCTCAAAGAACATGag GGGCAAATTGCGGTATCGGGAAGCCTTTCTGTTTTGCTCGATAGTTTGCTGTGTTCGTTGGGACCGTTGATGTGTTTGACAGTGCATATTCCTGGTTTACAAGCGGATGCCGAACATTTGAAGGAAGTATTTCAAAACACCCTGGATAACATAGCGTATGTAATGCCCGGACTATAA
- the LOC131437577 gene encoding uncharacterized protein LOC131437577 codes for MANPGVLRTRPILAEIPARMGQPPPQQRVATPVMTNGRIALDPRLIDNSAANIPDSYLSPRMSPEEAVIQQRGRRRVPIIWSPEKFFHLSPNKTPTKSLTAMTLRSSPRKRCLMQELSDASSSTLENSLGSPTKRNPPARYSAGTVKKMRLEEGSINRNKYDIPLDTLLKGLSQDQLISMITGMVRGNPRLEEAVRSELPIPDIAQLEEQLNYQKKNIFKTLPATRLVSKTDSPAYARAATHLASFKKMLIDHSQTLHNSKHWDALLDYVMMAWNYTRATPVWDNSAHNAVRRHCFKILVYHASSALKYGQAELGQERLNKFQQQIKTMANDCEDVKDCSTIINCLLD; via the exons ATGGCCAACCCAGGCGTCCTCCGGACTCGCCCAATTCTCGCAGAAATCCCGGCAAGAATGGGCCAACCACCACCACAACAACGGGTCGCTACTCCGGTGATGACAAATGGACGAATCGCACTGGACCCTAGACTGATTGATAATTCTGCGGCTAACATCCCCGATAGCTATCTGTCCCCTCGCATGTCGCCCGAAGAAGCAGTAATTCAGCAGCGGGGAAGACGCCGTGTACCAATCATTTGGAGTCCGGAAAAGTTCTTTCATTTGTCACCTAATAAAACACCAACGAAAAGCCTCACAGCGATGACGCTCCGAAGTTCACCGCGCAAACGATGTCTCATGCAAGAGCTTTCCGATGCCTCATCATCTACTTTGGAAAATAGTCTTGGATCACCAACTAAGCGTAATCCTCCGGCTAGATACTCCGCTGGCACTGTTAAAAAAATGCGTTTGGAAGAGGGATCTATTAATCGAAACAAATATGACATTCCGTTAGACACTCTGCTCAAGGGTCTTAGTCAAGATCAACTGATTTCCATGATAACTGGCATGGTAAGGGGAAATCCTCGACTGGAAGAAGCAGTTCGTAGTGAACTGCCAATACCGGATATCGCTCAGCTAGAAGAACAACTGAATTATCAgaagaaaaacattttcaagACTTTGCCTGCCACGCGTTTGGTTAGCAAAACGGACAGTCCAGCTTACGCACGCGCTGCGACCCATTTGGCATCGTTCAAGAA GATGCTTATTGATCACAGCCAAACACTGCATAACTCGAAACATTGGGATGCCTTACTTGATTACGTCATGATGGCTTGGAACTATACACGGGCTACACCTGTTTGGGATAATTCTGCCCACAATGCTGTTCGCAGACATTGCTTCAAGATACTGGTCTACCACGCCAGTAGCGCCTTGAAATACGGACAGGCAGAACTGGGACAGGAAAGGTTGAATAAATTCCAGCAACAAATAAAAACAATGGCCAATGACTGCGAAGATGTCAAAGATTGTTCCACAATAATTAATTGTCTGCTAGATTAA